One region of Malania oleifera isolate guangnan ecotype guangnan chromosome 6, ASM2987363v1, whole genome shotgun sequence genomic DNA includes:
- the LOC131158308 gene encoding BTB/POZ domain-containing protein At3g05675-like, whose translation MDKAAVLKCYELGDRNTSDITVSLRNKEGKPEWFFSHSSILIKKSKFFADRLSHPCCTCIEIHCSDVDYDHHVNLLRLLYLPTELLPYSLDSVRSAVGILEVAVAFHCEEITQSCIEFLEAIPWEDKEEEEILKTVLKLGPIAMPILARILPVDLSATKSVFVSAVRFATSTGGSCLPFGDELKTSAREQVEYMLGEDEDMPLVTADEEVKSEVKLGLSQIFSSFEKELSSLLLESDVPSEATENRILQSLADLEWVCSILPKMDLMKDFVSNWTETSGSILGVVEDEKLDSLMWGLKVKLIEVTGKVLEAVGYGNVILPATSRVQLLKTWLPYIRKMKPLLDLKVSEEMNFPYKMDEDLCQSIEGAIVSLLLALPSNDQADILADWIKTEQVRYPDLSEAFEVWCYRTKSAKRRLVEGLSRVGDTTISL comes from the coding sequence ATGGACAAAGCTGCAGTATTAAAGTGTTATGAACTTGGTGACCGGAATACTAGTGATATCACTGTTAGCTTGAgaaacaaagaaggaaaaccAGAATGGTTCTTTTCACACTCTTCCATTCTCATAAAAAAGAGCAAATTCTTCGCAGATCGGCTTTCCCATCCTTGCTGTACTTGCATTGAGATTCACTGCTCAGATGTTGATTATGATCATCATGTTAACCTTCTGAGGTTGCTTTATCTCCCCACTGAGTTACTTCCATACTCCTTGGATTCTGTTCGATCTGCTGTTGGTATTCTTGAGGTTGCAGTTGCCTTCCATTGTGAAGAGATCACACAGAGCTGCATTGAGTTCTTGGAGGCCATACCTTGGGAGGACAAGGAAGAGGAAGAAATCTTAAAGACAGTTTTAAAGCTGGGTCCAATAGCAATGCCCATATTAGCTAGGATCCTGCCTGTAGATTTGAGTGCCACAAAAAGCGTATTTGTCTCTGCAGTCCGATTTGCCACATCCACTGGTGGCTCATGTCTTCCATTTGGAGATGAGCTCAAAACCTCTGCTCGAGAACAAGTTGAATACATGCTAGGGGAAGATGAAGACATGCCACTGGTTACAGCTGATGAAGAAGTAAAATCGGAGGTAAAATTGGGTCTTTCCCAGATTTTTTCCTCATTCGAAAAGGAATTGTCTTCCCTCCTGTTGGAGTCTGACGTTCCCTCTGAGGCAACAGAGAACAGAATACTGCAGAGTCTAGCAGATCTAGAATGGGTGTGTAGCATCCTTCCCAAAATGGATTTGATGAAGGATTTTGTTTCCAACTGGACGGAAACCTCTGGTAGTATTTTGGGGGTGGTGGAAGATGAGAAGCTTGATTCTCTGATGTGGGGTTTGAAAGTAAAGCTAATCGAAGTTACCGGGAAGGTCCTGGAGGCAGTTGGGTACGGAAATGTGATTCTCCCAGCAACTTCTCGGGTTCAACTGCTGAAGACGTGGCTTCCTTACATAAGGAAGATGAAGCCTCTTCTGGATTTGAAGGTCTCTGAGGAGATGAATTTTCCATACAAGATGGATGAAGACCTTTGCCAGAGCATTGAGGGGGCAATTGTCTCTTTGTTACTGGCATTACCATCAAATGATCAAGCTGATATTTTGGCAGATTGGATTAAAACAGAGCAAGTTAGGTATCCTGACTTGAGTGAGGCATTTGAGGTCTGGTGTTATAGAACCAAGTCTGCAAAGAGAAGATTGGTGGAGGGGCTGAGCAGAGTAGGGGATACCACCATCAGCTTGTAA